The sequence ACCAGGTTCGCCAGCTCCTCACCGGCGAGCAGCCGACGCAGGTTCTCCTCGATCAACGCCTCCGGTGCCTGCGGCCGGCCTCCGGCGCAGTGCGGGGTGAGGATGGCGTTCGGCGCGTGCCACAGCGGCGAGGACTCCGGCAGCGGCTCGGTGGCGAACACGTCCAGTGCGGCACCGGCGATCGAGCCGGTAGCCAGGGCCTCGATCAGATCGCCCTCCACGACCGTGGCGCCCCGGCCCACGTTCACCAGCCAGGCCCGCTCGGGCAGCGCAGCTAGCACGGCGGCGTCCACGATCCCCTCGGTGTGCGCCGTCGCCGGCAAGATGTTCACCAGCACGTCCGCCGTGGGCAGTACCCGGTCCAGCTCGGCCTCGGTGACCACCGGGTACCCGTCGCGCTCGCCGGCGGACCGGGCCACCCCGGTCACCCGGGCGCCGAGCATGCTCAGGTATCCGGCCAGCCGGGTACCGATCCCGCCGAAGCCCCAGATCACCACCTGCGCGCCGGTGAGCGTGGTGAACGCCTCCGGTGAGCCGAACGGAAGATTCGCGTCCTGGGACGGGTGCCAACCGCCGTCGGCCTGGGCTGCCACCGTGCGGTCCAGGCGGCGGGCCGCCGCCAGGATGAGTGCCAGCGTGTGCTCGGCGACCGGTGCATCATGCAGGCCTCGGCCGGAGGTCAGCTGCACCCCAGGATCGAAGCCGGCCGCCTCGATCGCATCGGTGCCGGCCATCAGCGACTGGATCCACCGCAGCCGGGGCAGCTCGCCAGGCATCGTGGCCAACCGCTGCGCGGGAGACTGCCAGATCACCACCACCTCGGCGTCGCGATGCTCGGGCGGGATCGGCCGGTGCACGTCGTAGACCACGGAGGTGATGCCGTCGGGCAGGTGAACGGACAACGGGATGGAACTGGGCAGCAGCACCTTCACTCGCTCATCCCCTCATCATCGATCAGGTGCGCCTTGTGTGCCCACCAGTAGCCCGTGGCGCCCAACAGGATCCCGGCGACGCACACCCAGCCGAGGCGACCATCCGGGGAGCGGCCGGCCAAGAACGCCACACCGACGCCGAGCAGCCCGGCCAGCCAGGCGATCGTGCCGATCAGGAACAGCGCCTTGGCGTTCACCTTGGCCGCACGGAGCGGGGGCGGGCTTTCAGGTTGCGGATCGGGCACACGGCGATCGTAGTCATCTGCCGGACGGAACGGCGCATCCGCCCGCGAGGCGGACCGTCCACAGCCGCTCCCAGACGTGCCACCTTGACGCCGGTATCGTGCGAATCCTGGCCTCGCTCGCCACCCCGTGGAGCGCGGCGTGCGGGGCTCGCCGGCCGGTTGGTCGACGCTGGGGTTCGTGGTTCGCATCCGCCAGGGCGTGCGGACCCGCCAGGGCGTGCGGACCCGCCAGGGCGTGCGCATCCACCAGGGTGTCCGGACCCACCAGACGCGCCCGGTCGCTATCTTTACTTAGGCTAAGTAATAGTCTAGGATGGCGTATCGATGGCTTCCGAGCGCGATGATTCCGCAGCTGGAGGCGATCCTGTAGGGGTCCGGCGAGTTCGATCCGGTGGTCGCGAGGGACAGCCTCGCCCCGGAAAGGGTGCGCCCCGACCACCCGGGGGATTGGCCTCCAGGCTTCGACTGACCCTGCTCCGCACGGCGCGCAAGCTACGCGCCGAACGGGCGGGCCGACTGTCCGAGACGCAGCACGCGGTGATCAGCGCAGTGGTGGCCCACGGCCCGTTCACCCCCAGTGCGCTGGCCGCGCGCGAGCACGTCCAGCCGCCGTCGATGACCCGGACCATCCAGGCCCTGGAGAGCGAAGGCCTGCTGAAGCGCACCGCGCACCCCACCGACCGCCGTCAGGTACTGGTGACCAGCACCGAAGCCGGCCGGGAGTACGTGGCCGAGACCCGCCGTCGCCGGGACAAGTGGTTGTCCCGCCGGCTGGCCGCCCTCACCCCTGAAGAGCGACAGATCCTGTCCCAGGCAGAGGAGATCTTGAGGAGGATCACCACCCAGTGAGCACCATGTTCGCGTCGCTACGCCAGTTCAACTATCGCCTGTGGTTCGGCGGGGCCCTGGTGGCGAACGTTGGTACCTGGATGCAGCGTGTCGCACAGGACTGGCTGGTGCTCGCCTATCTCTCCGACGATTCCGGCACCGCCGTGGGGATCGTGACCGCTCTGCAGTTCGTCCCCTCGTTGCTGCTCAGCCCGTTCGCGGGAGTGCTCGCCGACCGGGTGGACCAGCGCAAGCTACTGATGATCACCCAGGGGCTGATGGGTGTGCTGGCGGCCGGGCTGGGCATCCTGGTGCTCGGTGGCCATGCCGAGCTGTGGCAGGTGTACGTCTTCGCGGTGCTGCTCGGGATCGCGACGGCGATCGATGCACCGGCCCGGCAGACGTTCGTGGCCGAGTTGGTGCCCGCCGATGGCCTGGCCAACGCTGTGGCGCTGAACAGCGCGTCGTTCAACGCGGCCCGGCTGATCGGCCCGGGCCTGGCCGGTCTGCTGATCGCCGTGGTCGGCCCGGGCTGGGTGTTCATCATCAATGCGGTCTCGTTCGCCGGGACCATCGGCGCGGTCCTGGCGATGCGCACCGGCGAGCTGCGGCGCGTACCGCGCACGAAGAAGGCCAAGGGGCAGCTGCGCGAAGGGCTGTCCTATGTCCGGCACCGCCGGGACATCATCTTGATCATGGCGGTGGTGTTCCTGGTCGGCGGCATTGGCCTGAAGTTCCAGCTCACCTCCGCGGTGATGGCGCGGGTGGAGTTCGGTAAGGATGCGGGGGAGTACGGGGTGCTTGGCTCGATCCTGGCGATCGGCTCGCTGGCCGGAGCGCTGATGGCGGCCCGGCGCAAGCAGCCGCGGGTGCGTACCGTGATCATCGCCGCAGGAGGCTTCGCCGCATCCACCACGCTGCTCGCTCTGGCGCCCACCTATGAGCTGTTCGCCCTCGCATGCATCCCGGTCGGGTTCACCTCGCTGACCATGCTCACTTCGGCCAACGCCGCGATCCAGATCAGCACCGATCCGGCGATGCGGGGGCGGGTGATGAGCTTGTACATGATGGTGCTGTTCGCCGGGAACCCGATCGGCGCGCCGCTGGTCGGCTGGGTGGCCGACGCCTGGGGACCGCGCTGGTCGATCGGCATCGGCGCGATTGTCGCTGCCGTGGTGGTCACCGTGGCCGCCCTGTGGGCGCGCAAGCACTGGCAGGTGCAGGTGCGGTATTCGCTGCGCCAGCGTCCGCACATGATGCTCACGAATGCGGAGGAGCGCGCCGCGCGCCGGGCAGCGAAGGTCGATGCTGCCGTGCAGGAAGGCTCGGACGCTACGAACGCTGCCTGAGTGTGCGGCTTGGTGCGGCCCGGCCAGGCCCGCCGGTGCTGCGATCTGAGGTAGGTCCCGCGATCGGAGGTAGTCCGCACTTACCTCCGATCGCGGGAGCTACCTCCGATGGTGGGCTGGGCTCGGGTGACTTCCGGTGACGGGTTCAGGCCGGCCCGCCCGCGCCGAACACCTCCGACTGCAGCCGGTCCAAGGCCTTCTCGCAGGTGCGCTGCTTGATCATGCCCTCTCGCGCGTGCGCCACGACCTGCAGTCCGGAGGGATCCCAGAGTGCCTCGACGACGCACGGGTTCAGGTTCATCGAGCCGGAGCCGACGATCGCGGACAGCCCGACCACCGGGGAACCATCGGGTGCGCTGAGCTGTCGCTGCTGTGGGCCCCGGAGGAACTGCTGCAGCCGATGGAGGTGCACCGGAGTGCTCGGCTGCGGCCAGTAACGCCGCTGACTGTCCAGCTTGGTGAACCGGGCGCCGAGCCGCCCGCCGAATCTTCCGCCGCTCGCCCCACCGGCGGCACCGGCCGCCCCAGCAGCCGGTCCGGCACCGAGGGCGCCACCGAGCCCACCGCCGAATGCCCCGCCCGCGGCTCCTAGGTCGCCCAGCCGGCCTTCCAGCGCCGCAGCGATCTCTGCGGCGGACAGGAACAGTGATGCCTCGGACACACGGCCAGCGTAACGGCCGGCTCTTGCGGCGCGGGCCGAGCGCTCCGCGGAAGTCGCATTCCGACGCGGAGGCCCCTGTGGCACCTCCGCGTTCGGAAAGTGCCTCCGCGGCTCGCGCGTTCCGCCACCAGGTGGACGCCCGTGGCCACCAGGCCGCGCCCCGCGGTACGGTGGCCGGGACAAAGCCCCCGGGGAGCGCGTAGGCGCTGAGAGTGCGGTCGGTACACCGGCCGCAGACCCGAGGAACCTGACCTGGTTAGCACCAGCGTAGGGAGATGGGCAGCAGAGTCCGCCGCGTGCACCCGTGCGTGGCGGTGCCTGCACGCGGCGCCCGGGGGCCTTCGATACCAGGAGGCCCTATGCCCACCCCACCCACCACCGTATTCACCGCCACGTCCTACGGTGTCGGCGCACGCTTCAGCCTGCACCCGATGACCGACGGCTTCGCCGATCTCATCCTGACCGCACTGCGGGAGACCGACTCCCGCGGCCTGCAGATCAGCACCGACGAGGTCTCCACGTTCCTGCGCGGCCCCGAGGATGACCTGCTCGCCTACTTGGCGGACACGATCGGCGCCGTCGCCCGCACCGGGGTGCACACCGCCGCGCACGTGCTGTTCTCCCGAGGCTGCCCCGGTGAGGTGGAGTGCACTGTGGCCGACGGCACCGCCCAGGCACCCGCGGCGCTCACACGCCCGGCCCCGGCCCACGTCCAGGCGGCCGCGCACTGGGCGCTCTATCCGCTGGAAGACAGCCCCACAGCGGATCACATGGCCGCCATCTACGCGGCGATCGAGCATGCCCGCGACCTCGGCGTGCTCACCGGCTCCGAGCACTACGTCACCCGGCTGGACGGCGATCTGGCCGACGTGCTCTACGCCGTCACCGACGGCTGGCGGGAGGTCGGCACACAGGTGCGGCATGTGGCCAGCCACCTGAGCCTGTCGCTGAACTCACCCACCACCACGCACTCACCCGCGGCAGGTGCCCGATGACGGCACGCACCGAGGCCACTGGCCGCCGCCCGATCACCCTGCACGATCTGGTGCTTCTCGCCGTGCTCGCCGTGGTGTTCGGCTTCCTCTACTGGGCGCTGGTGCAGGTGTGGGGCTGGCTGCAGGTGGTGATGGGCCCCTTCGGCGATCTGGCTCAGAACGTGCTCGTCGGCGGCTGGATGGTGGTCGCCCCGCTCGCCCTCTACATCGTCCGCAAGCCCGGTGTGGGCATCCTGGTGGAGATCATCGCCTCGATCGTGGAGGTGGTCTTCCTCGCCTCCCCAGTGGGGCCGATGCTCATCCTCGTCGGCTTCATCCAGGGGGCCGGGGCGGAGGTGGCGTTCGCCGTCACCCGGTACCGCCGCTATGGCTGGGCCGTGTTCGTTGCCTCCGGGGCGACGGCGGCACTCGCCAACCTCGTACTCGGCATGGTGCGTATGGGCTGGGCCGGGCAGGAGCTGTTCGAGCTCCGGGTGGTCTTCCAGCTCGCCTCCGGTGTGCTGCTCTGCGGGCTGCTCGCGAAGGTGATCGGGGATGCGTTGCTGCGCACCGGGGTGCTGGACAACTACGCGATCGGCCGCGCGGCCCGGGCCAACCAGGCCGCTCGTTCCAGCAGTGCAGCCGGCAGCGGTCAGGCCAGCGATGGCTGACCTGGTCCGCACCGAGCAGCTCACCGTGACCTACCCCGGCGCCCGGGCGCCGCACCTACGGCAGGTCAGCATCGCCGTCGGGCAGGACGAACGAGTGCTGCTGCTCGGACCCTCCGGAGCCGGCAAGTCCACCCTGCTGCGCACGCTCGCC is a genomic window of Ruania zhangjianzhongii containing:
- a CDS encoding MarR family winged helix-turn-helix transcriptional regulator, whose amino-acid sequence is MASRLRLTLLRTARKLRAERAGRLSETQHAVISAVVAHGPFTPSALAAREHVQPPSMTRTIQALESEGLLKRTAHPTDRRQVLVTSTEAGREYVAETRRRRDKWLSRRLAALTPEERQILSQAEEILRRITTQ
- a CDS encoding DUF2530 domain-containing protein, giving the protein MPDPQPESPPPLRAAKVNAKALFLIGTIAWLAGLLGVGVAFLAGRSPDGRLGWVCVAGILLGATGYWWAHKAHLIDDEGMSE
- a CDS encoding MFS transporter, which translates into the protein MSTMFASLRQFNYRLWFGGALVANVGTWMQRVAQDWLVLAYLSDDSGTAVGIVTALQFVPSLLLSPFAGVLADRVDQRKLLMITQGLMGVLAAGLGILVLGGHAELWQVYVFAVLLGIATAIDAPARQTFVAELVPADGLANAVALNSASFNAARLIGPGLAGLLIAVVGPGWVFIINAVSFAGTIGAVLAMRTGELRRVPRTKKAKGQLREGLSYVRHRRDIILIMAVVFLVGGIGLKFQLTSAVMARVEFGKDAGEYGVLGSILAIGSLAGALMAARRKQPRVRTVIIAAGGFAASTTLLALAPTYELFALACIPVGFTSLTMLTSANAAIQISTDPAMRGRVMSLYMMVLFAGNPIGAPLVGWVADAWGPRWSIGIGAIVAAVVVTVAALWARKHWQVQVRYSLRQRPHMMLTNAEERAARRAAKVDAAVQEGSDATNAA
- a CDS encoding ECF transporter S component, which codes for MTARTEATGRRPITLHDLVLLAVLAVVFGFLYWALVQVWGWLQVVMGPFGDLAQNVLVGGWMVVAPLALYIVRKPGVGILVEIIASIVEVVFLASPVGPMLILVGFIQGAGAEVAFAVTRYRRYGWAVFVASGATAALANLVLGMVRMGWAGQELFELRVVFQLASGVLLCGLLAKVIGDALLRTGVLDNYAIGRAARANQAARSSSAAGSGQASDG
- a CDS encoding NAD(P)-dependent oxidoreductase, translating into MLLPSSIPLSVHLPDGITSVVYDVHRPIPPEHRDAEVVVIWQSPAQRLATMPGELPRLRWIQSLMAGTDAIEAAGFDPGVQLTSGRGLHDAPVAEHTLALILAAARRLDRTVAAQADGGWHPSQDANLPFGSPEAFTTLTGAQVVIWGFGGIGTRLAGYLSMLGARVTGVARSAGERDGYPVVTEAELDRVLPTADVLVNILPATAHTEGIVDAAVLAALPERAWLVNVGRGATVVEGDLIEALATGSIAGAALDVFATEPLPESSPLWHAPNAILTPHCAGGRPQAPEALIEENLRRLLAGEELANLV
- a CDS encoding YkoF family thiamine/hydroxymethylpyrimidine-binding protein → MPTPPTTVFTATSYGVGARFSLHPMTDGFADLILTALRETDSRGLQISTDEVSTFLRGPEDDLLAYLADTIGAVARTGVHTAAHVLFSRGCPGEVECTVADGTAQAPAALTRPAPAHVQAAAHWALYPLEDSPTADHMAAIYAAIEHARDLGVLTGSEHYVTRLDGDLADVLYAVTDGWREVGTQVRHVASHLSLSLNSPTTTHSPAAGAR